A genomic segment from Fundulus heteroclitus isolate FHET01 chromosome 6, MU-UCD_Fhet_4.1, whole genome shotgun sequence encodes:
- the tmem53 gene encoding transmembrane protein 53, which translates to MAADEIDYNIVFPDAGTSERHWQGTKEPVVILLGWAGCKDKHLSKYSSIYNDKGCVTIRYTAPLKTVFISETFGYKELSGTALKLLEILYDYEVENSPVFFHVFSNGGFMLYRYVAELLHSDKQFSSLRVVGAVVDSAPGSGNVRGALRALTATLGPRISPLLKYVLLTLFAVSVFLLRIVLYPVTRFIHKNHYDAVGDRPPAWPHLLLYSTADQVIRHRDIELFMETLTQKGVAVHSWDFASSAHVCHFRDFPEQYTRRCRDFLAECMKDSEGPEVQKRHRVQSQ; encoded by the exons ATGGCTGCCGATGAAATTGACTACAATATTGTGTTTCCAGATGCGGGCACGTCAG AGAGACACTGGCAGGGGACAAAGGAGCCGGTTGTGATCCTGCTGGGCTGGGCTGGCTGCAAGGACAAGCACCTCTCCAAGTACAGCTCCATCTACAACGACAAG GGCTGCGTCACCATCCGCTACACCGCCCCTCTGAAGACCGTCTTCATCTCCGAGACGTTTGGCTACAAGGAGCTGAGCGGCACTGCCCTCAAGCTGCTGGAGATCCTGTACGACTACGAGGTGGAGAACAGCCCCGTCTTCTTCCACGTCTTCAGCAACGGCGGCTTCATGCTCTACCGCTACGTCGCCGAGTTGCTGCACAGCGACAAGCAGTTCAGCTCGCTGCGCGTGGTCGGGGCGGTGGTGGACAGCGCGCCGGGCAGCGGCAACGTCCGCGGCGCCCTCCGCGCCCTCACCGCCACCCTGGGGCCCAGAATAAGCCCCCTGTTGAAGTACGTCCTTCTGACGCTTTTTGCGGTGAGCGTTTTCCTCCTGCGCATCGTGCTGTACCCGGTGACCAGGTTCATCCACAAAAACCACTACGACGCCGTGGGAGACCGGCCGCCCGCCTggcctcacctgctgctgtacTCCACGGCGGACCAGGTGATCCGCCACAGGGACATTGAGCTTTTTATGGAGACGCTGACACAGAAGGGCGTCGCCGTGCACAGCTGGGATTTTGCCTCCAGTGCCCACGTCTGCCATTTCCGGGATTTTCCCGAGCAGTACACACGCAGGTGTCGTGACTTCCTGGCGGAATGCATGAAGGACTCGGAGGGGCCTGAAGTGCAAAAGAGACATCGTGTTCAGAGTCAGTGA
- the toe1 gene encoding target of EGR1 protein 1, whose translation MSSSTIVPVIDVQSNNFKELWPALVVAIQTSSFIALDTELSGLGNRKALLAESIEDRYKAICHAARSRSIISLGLGCYKKLDHKPPDSYLVQVYNLTLLCSEEYIIEPQSVQFLVQHGFDFNKQYSSGIPYCKGNNKGGADDRGVNIRALFTELLRARKPLVLHNGLIDMVFLYQSFYAHLPERLATFTADLSEMFPAGIYDTKYVTEFELRLTASYLEYAYKKCKLENSRSVTSASPGPHIHVEFCQYAGHLSTYIDYRECPAVAFLEGQTDICQRFSAFGWCPNGNKCPLSHDTDLIILQDEKCKEEKRKKRKRKREKKGGSDTAEDCSAVDGAPQKKMPNMDVDKEEAADDQQEAHEKSGSESVPQMETDGNHHQIDEGQKMKSDNGENGESEEKTDAADSATTSKSGERSSEEGAGVHPAESNAQAKKKADAGSHRAGFDAYMTGYIFAYSCALIKKEEAGVERVEEESKESWLPTCINKIYLSGKAAPLNVVKSTFSKSSKAHIQKMEMVWAGKM comes from the exons ATGTCATCATCGACGATAGTTCCTGTAATTGATGTCCAGAGTAATAATTTCAAGGAGCTTTGGCCAGCATTGGTGGTTGCCATTCAAACATCATCCTTCATTGCGCTTGACACG GAGCTGAGTGGTCTGGGAAACAGAAAGGCCCTGCTGGCCGA ATCCATAGAGGATAGATACAAAGCAATATGTCACGCTGCTCGCTCCCGCTCCATCATTTCCTTGGGACTTGGGTGTTACAAGAAGCTGGACCACAAG cctcCAGACTCGTACCTCGTCCAAGTGTATAATCTCACCCTACTGTGTTCAGAGGAGTACATCATAGAGCCCCAGTCGGTCCAGTTCCTGGTGCAGCACGGATTTGACTTTAACAAGCAGTACAGCAGTGGGATCCCTTATTGCAAGGGCAATAATAAG GGAGGTGCAGATGATCGTGGGGTCAACATCCGAGCTTTGTTTACTGAGCTGCTGCGCGCCAGGAAGCCCCTGGTGCTGCACAACGGCCTCATCGACATGGTCTTCCTTTACCAG AGTTTTTATGCTCACCTCCCTGAGCGGCTGGCCACCTTCACAGCCGACCTGTCCGAGATGTTTCCCGCTGGCATCTACGACACCAAATACGTGACAGAGTTTGAGCTCCGGCTGACTGCCTCATATCTGGAGTACGCTTACAAGAAATG CAAGCTGGAAAACAGCCGCAGCGTCACCTCCGCTTCACCGGGACCTCACATCCACGTAGAATTCTGTCAGTACGCGGGTCACCTGTCCACATACATTGACTACAGAGAGTGTCCGGCCGTAGCGTTCTTGGAGGGACAGACGGACATCTGCCAGCGCTTTTCA GCTTTCGGCTGGTGTCCAAACGGCAACAAGTGTCCACTATCCCATGACACAGACCTGATCATCCTGCAGGATGAGAAATGcaaggaggaaaaaaggaaaaagcggaagagaaagagagagaaaaagggtGGATCAGATACAGCGGAGGACTGCTCCGCCGTCGATGGCGCCCCACAGAAGAAAATGCCAAATATGGACGTGGATAAGGAAGAAGCAGCAGATGACCAACAGGAGGCACATGAGAAATCTGGCTCTGAGAGTGTGCCTCAAATGGAAACGGATGGAAACCATCATCAGATAGACGAAGGGCAGAAGATGAAAAGCGACAACGGGGAGAACGGAGAGAGCGAGGAGAAAACGGACGCCGCAGACTCTGCAACAACAAGCAAAAGTGGTGAAAGAAGCTCAGAAGAAGGCGCTGGTGTCCATCCTGCAGAGTCCAACGCTCAGGCGAAGAAGAAGGCCGACGCAGGATCACATCGGGCGGGGTTTGACGCCTATATGACGGGATACATCTTTGCCTACTCGTGCGCCCTCATCAAAAAGGAAGAAGCCGGGGTGGAAAGAGTTGAGGAAGAATCGAAGGAGTCCTGGCTCCCCACCTGTATCAATAAGATCTATCTCAGTGGCAAAGCAGCGCCTCTCAATGTGGTGAAAAGCACCTTCTCCAAATCATCCAAGGCTCATATCCAGAAGATGGAAATGGTGTGGGCGGGGAAGATGTAG